A section of the Rhizobium sp. BG4 genome encodes:
- a CDS encoding HIT family protein, which yields MADFALDPRLEKDSISVMQTGLCDLRLSKDARWPWLILVPRRADITEIFELTPLDQVMLTFETEVVASALKTVTGATKINVGALGNIVRQLHVHVIARFEGDANWPGPVWGFGTAEPYEDGKREQLIATLREALSS from the coding sequence TTGGCGGATTTCGCGCTCGACCCCCGGCTCGAAAAAGACAGCATCAGCGTCATGCAGACAGGCCTCTGCGATCTCCGATTGTCGAAGGATGCACGCTGGCCCTGGCTGATCCTCGTTCCGCGCCGGGCCGACATAACCGAGATTTTTGAACTGACGCCACTCGATCAGGTGATGCTGACATTCGAGACCGAGGTCGTGGCGAGCGCGCTTAAGACGGTGACGGGGGCGACAAAAATCAATGTCGGGGCTCTTGGCAATATCGTCCGCCAGCTTCATGTTCATGTCATCGCCCGCTTCGAAGGCGATGCCAACTGGCCGGGTCCCGTCTGGGGCTTCGGCACGGCCGAGCCTTACGAGGACGGGAAGCGGGAGCAGCTCATAGCGACATTGCGGGAAGCCCTTTCATCATGA
- the nudC gene encoding NAD(+) diphosphatase — translation MNSSIFDTDIPHPEPSNLTAFAGNDLNRDSEHRDEKSVETALAKDGTHIFAFTKDKLVLKHDGQVLDPLFARYELQELQPRWDETILLGYRKSGEPRLAVPVGVPEEELASHYKPADGRTLYRDQLLDDVLLGEFAQAASLIRWNSDNRFCGRCGGAMELKIGGYKRVCSACEHMIFPRTDPVVIMLTIDEKRDLCLLGRSPHFAPGMYSCLAGFVEPGETIENAVRRETLEESGIKTGRIRYHASQPWPMPHTLMIGCYAEAKSSEINRDEAELEDCRWFTREETIEMLERPGANGQASPPKGAIAHRLMRDWVEWKR, via the coding sequence ATGAATTCTTCAATTTTCGATACGGACATTCCGCATCCGGAGCCGAGCAACCTTACCGCCTTTGCCGGCAACGACCTGAACCGCGATTCGGAACATCGCGACGAGAAATCGGTCGAGACTGCACTTGCCAAGGACGGCACGCATATCTTCGCCTTCACCAAGGACAAGCTGGTCCTCAAGCATGACGGGCAGGTGCTCGACCCGCTGTTTGCCCGCTACGAGTTACAGGAGCTGCAGCCCCGCTGGGACGAGACAATCCTGCTCGGCTACCGCAAGTCGGGTGAGCCGCGGCTTGCCGTCCCCGTCGGTGTGCCGGAAGAAGAGCTTGCCAGCCACTACAAGCCGGCCGACGGGCGCACCCTCTACCGCGATCAGCTGCTCGACGACGTGCTGCTCGGCGAATTTGCGCAGGCGGCGAGCCTGATCCGCTGGAACAGCGACAACAGGTTCTGCGGCCGCTGCGGTGGCGCCATGGAGCTGAAGATCGGCGGCTACAAGCGCGTCTGCAGCGCCTGCGAACACATGATCTTCCCGCGCACGGACCCTGTCGTCATCATGCTGACGATCGACGAGAAGCGTGACCTCTGCCTGCTCGGCAGAAGCCCGCATTTCGCGCCCGGCATGTATTCCTGTCTTGCCGGTTTCGTGGAGCCCGGCGAAACCATCGAGAACGCCGTGCGCCGCGAGACGCTTGAGGAATCCGGTATCAAGACCGGGCGCATCCGCTACCATGCCTCGCAGCCCTGGCCGATGCCGCATACGTTGATGATCGGCTGTTATGCCGAAGCGAAGTCGAGCGAGATCAATCGCGACGAGGCCGAACTCGAAGACTGCCGCTGGTTTACCCGCGAAGAGACGATCGAGATGCTGGAGCGCCCTGGCGCCAACGGCCAGGCCTCGCCGCCGAAAGGCGCCATCGCCCATCGCCTGATGCGCGACTGGGTGGAGTGGAAGCGATAG
- a CDS encoding YafY family protein, producing the protein MPVSRSERLLALLQVLRRHRRPVSGVILAEQTGVSLRTLYRDIASLQSQGAMIEGEAGVGYVLKPGFMLPPMMFSEEELEALVLGSRWVNRSAEPRLAGAAADALAKIAAVLPEEMRETIESATLLVGPKRANEDKADVALIRKAIRTERILELHYSDEQGRISLRRVWPFALGYFEHIRMVMAWCELRRGFRHFRTDRIIDMTPHDERYPRRRSALMKEWREIEHVPVER; encoded by the coding sequence ATGCCGGTCTCGCGCTCGGAAAGGCTTCTTGCTCTTCTCCAGGTGCTCCGGCGGCACCGCCGCCCCGTCAGTGGCGTGATCCTGGCCGAGCAGACCGGTGTCAGCCTGCGCACGCTCTACCGCGACATCGCCAGCCTGCAGAGCCAGGGGGCGATGATCGAGGGCGAAGCCGGCGTCGGCTACGTGCTGAAACCGGGCTTCATGCTGCCGCCGATGATGTTTTCCGAAGAGGAGCTCGAAGCACTGGTGCTGGGATCGCGCTGGGTCAACCGCTCGGCGGAACCCCGGCTTGCGGGCGCGGCCGCCGATGCGCTTGCAAAGATCGCTGCCGTCCTGCCCGAGGAGATGCGCGAGACGATCGAATCGGCAACGCTGCTCGTCGGCCCAAAGCGCGCCAATGAGGACAAGGCCGACGTTGCCCTGATCCGCAAGGCGATCCGCACCGAACGCATCCTCGAACTGCATTACAGCGACGAGCAGGGCCGCATCTCGCTGCGGCGGGTCTGGCCGTTCGCGCTCGGCTATTTCGAGCATATCCGCATGGTGATGGCCTGGTGCGAATTGCGCCGCGGCTTCCGCCATTTCCGCACCGACCGCATCATCGACATGACGCCGCATGACGAGCGCTATCCGCGCCGCCGCAGCGCGCTGATGAAAGAATGGCGCGAGATCGAACACGTGCCCGTCGAACGCTAA
- a CDS encoding VOC family protein, producing MTSPNLIILYVKDPAESASFYKDILGREPAVAAPNFVAFPLDGGFTLGLWRRSNVEPQPSAIGNRGEIAFMVPGDNGVAKQYDDWRKRGLPIAQELVDLDFGPTFVVLDPDGHRLRVCEPDK from the coding sequence ATGACCAGCCCCAACCTCATCATTCTCTATGTCAAGGATCCGGCCGAAAGCGCCAGTTTCTACAAGGACATCCTCGGCCGCGAACCGGCCGTTGCAGCGCCGAACTTCGTCGCCTTCCCGCTCGATGGCGGCTTCACGCTCGGCCTCTGGCGCCGCAGCAATGTCGAGCCGCAGCCTTCGGCGATCGGCAATCGCGGCGAAATCGCCTTCATGGTGCCCGGCGACAACGGTGTCGCCAAGCAGTATGACGACTGGCGCAAGCGTGGCCTGCCGATCGCCCAGGAACTCGTCGATCTCGACTTCGGCCCGACCTTCGTGGTGCTCGACCCCGATGGCCATCGTCTTCGGGTCTGTGAGCCCGACAAGTGA
- a CDS encoding prephenate dehydratase translates to MNNKTNRISFQGEFGANSDMACRDMFPTMEPLPCQTFEDAFTALESGEADLAMIPIENTIAGRVADIHHLLPDSRLHIVGEYFMPIRFQLMVLPGVSKDEIRTVHSHIHALGQCRKIVRANGWKPVIAGDTAGAAKMVQETGDRTMAALAPRLAADLYGLEIVAENVEDTESNVTRFVVLSRDEKWANRSNEEEKIVTTFVFNVRNIPAALYKALGGFATNNINMTKLESYQIGGKFIATQFYADIEGHANDSNVRQALEELRFFSEKVRILGVYKGHPMRGLLHK, encoded by the coding sequence ATGAACAACAAGACAAACCGGATTTCATTCCAGGGCGAGTTCGGCGCCAATTCCGATATGGCCTGCCGCGACATGTTCCCGACCATGGAGCCGCTGCCCTGCCAGACCTTTGAGGATGCCTTTACGGCGCTCGAAAGCGGCGAGGCGGATCTCGCGATGATCCCGATCGAGAACACGATCGCCGGCCGCGTCGCCGATATCCATCATCTGCTTCCCGATTCCAGGCTGCATATCGTCGGCGAATATTTCATGCCGATCCGCTTTCAGCTGATGGTGCTGCCGGGTGTGTCGAAGGATGAGATCCGCACGGTCCACAGCCATATCCATGCGCTTGGCCAGTGCCGCAAGATCGTCCGCGCCAACGGTTGGAAGCCGGTCATCGCCGGCGATACAGCCGGTGCCGCGAAGATGGTTCAGGAAACCGGCGACCGGACGATGGCGGCGCTTGCGCCCCGCCTTGCTGCCGATCTCTATGGCCTCGAGATCGTTGCCGAAAATGTCGAGGACACCGAGAGCAACGTCACCCGTTTCGTCGTGCTGTCGCGGGACGAGAAATGGGCGAACCGTTCGAATGAAGAAGAGAAGATCGTCACGACCTTCGTCTTCAACGTCCGCAACATTCCGGCCGCGCTCTACAAGGCGCTCGGTGGCTTTGCGACCAACAACATCAACATGACGAAGCTGGAAAGCTACCAGATCGGCGGCAAGTTCATCGCCACGCAGTTCTACGCCGATATCGAGGGCCATGCGAATGACAGCAATGTCCGCCAGGCGCTGGAAGAGTTGCGCTTCTTTTCGGAGAAGGTCCGCATTCTCGGGGTCTACAAGGGGCACCCGATGCGCGGCCTGCTGCACAAGTAA
- a CDS encoding 3-deoxy-manno-octulosonate cytidylyltransferase, with translation MTGSNLDDVLVLIPARMASTRLPGKPLADICGLPMIVQVAKRAREADIGRVVVAVDDQRVFDAVAEAGFEVIMTSGHHQSGSDRIHEAMMKVDPEGRAKIIVNVQGDLPTIEPKTIRAALRPLADEAVDIGTLTIEIDNEEDKTAPHIVKVVGSPLSETRLRGLYFTRTTAPYGKGPLYHHIGLYAYRRSALERFVALGPSVLELRESLEQLRALEAGMRIDVEIVETVPLGVDTPADLEKARRILAARQA, from the coding sequence ATGACTGGTTCAAATTTAGATGACGTCCTCGTTCTGATCCCGGCACGCATGGCGTCGACCCGGCTTCCGGGCAAGCCGCTGGCCGATATCTGCGGTCTGCCGATGATCGTCCAGGTTGCCAAACGCGCCAGGGAGGCCGATATCGGCCGCGTGGTCGTCGCCGTCGACGATCAACGCGTCTTTGATGCGGTCGCCGAGGCGGGCTTCGAGGTGATCATGACAAGCGGTCACCACCAGTCGGGCTCGGACCGCATTCACGAGGCGATGATGAAGGTCGATCCTGAGGGCAGGGCAAAGATTATCGTCAACGTCCAGGGCGACCTGCCGACCATTGAACCGAAAACCATCCGCGCCGCGCTGCGCCCGCTTGCCGATGAAGCCGTCGATATCGGCACGCTGACAATCGAAATCGACAACGAGGAAGACAAGACGGCTCCGCATATCGTCAAGGTTGTCGGCTCACCGCTTTCCGAGACCCGTCTGCGCGGCCTCTACTTTACCCGCACGACGGCGCCCTACGGCAAGGGGCCGCTCTATCACCACATCGGCCTCTATGCGTACCGCCGTTCGGCCCTTGAGCGCTTCGTCGCGCTCGGTCCATCCGTTCTCGAACTGCGCGAATCGCTGGAGCAGCTGCGGGCGCTGGAAGCCGGCATGCGCATCGATGTCGAAATCGTCGAAACAGTACCGCTCGGTGTCGATACCCCCGCCGATCTCGAAAAGGCCCGCCGGATTCTCGCGGCAAGACAGGCTTGA
- a CDS encoding cytochrome c family protein, translated as MNSYVNTAVGALLGTIFVLMSVSIASEGIFHSEAPEKEGFTIVAEETPAAGGGEASAAAAMVPIAKLLPTADAKAGETVFKKCQACHDATKGGPNKVGPNLYGLVDRPIASHEGFAYSSAMKDFSKGSSEKWTFDHLNHFLMAPKKQVPGTAMGFAGLPKEQDRANVILYLHTLADSPVALPDPNAPDTITQ; from the coding sequence ATGAATTCTTACGTCAATACGGCCGTTGGTGCACTGCTTGGAACGATCTTCGTTCTGATGTCGGTTTCCATCGCGTCCGAGGGGATCTTCCATTCCGAAGCGCCTGAGAAGGAAGGCTTCACGATCGTCGCCGAGGAGACGCCAGCTGCTGGCGGTGGCGAAGCGAGTGCAGCCGCTGCAATGGTTCCGATCGCAAAGCTGCTGCCGACGGCTGATGCCAAGGCCGGCGAAACGGTCTTCAAGAAGTGTCAGGCCTGTCATGACGCGACCAAGGGGGGGCCGAACAAAGTCGGTCCGAATCTCTATGGTCTCGTCGATCGCCCGATCGCCTCGCATGAGGGCTTCGCCTATTCCTCCGCTATGAAGGACTTCTCCAAGGGCAGCAGCGAAAAGTGGACCTTCGACCATCTGAACCACTTCCTGATGGCTCCGAAGAAGCAGGTCCCGGGCACCGCCATGGGCTTTGCCGGTCTGCCGAAGGAACAGGATCGCGCCAACGTCATCCTTTACCTGCACACGCTGGCCGACTCGCCGGTTGCTCTGCCGGACCCGAACGCTCCGGATACGATCACGCAGTAA
- a CDS encoding AEC family transporter, with the protein MTAIVFDVLPIFIMILIGWLIVKAGLMTADTGDALSDFVFKIAVPMLLFRTIAEADFHGASPFRLWIAYFSGVAVTWTVGHIAATRLFGRDARIGVLAGVSSAFANTIFVGLPLVQRTVGDKGLVPLSILIAVHLPVMMIVGTILMERAEHKISGAADRSILKLLRQIGLNLIRNPLVIGLAAGAAMHLLGLTMPGPVENIVDQIAGVAGPVALISLGMALEKYGVSGNLGIASVTSACKLLLLPCCVWIASHLVGLAPDWTAALVLIASVPTGVNAWLIANRFGVGHSLAASTITVTTALGAISVSLWAYILGA; encoded by the coding sequence ATGACAGCTATCGTTTTCGACGTCCTCCCTATCTTCATCATGATCCTGATCGGCTGGCTGATCGTGAAAGCGGGGTTGATGACGGCCGATACCGGCGATGCGCTGAGCGATTTCGTCTTCAAGATCGCCGTGCCGATGCTGCTCTTCCGCACCATCGCTGAGGCTGACTTCCACGGCGCTTCGCCCTTCCGCCTCTGGATCGCCTATTTCTCCGGCGTCGCCGTCACCTGGACTGTCGGCCATATCGCCGCGACTAGGCTTTTCGGCCGCGATGCCCGCATCGGCGTTCTCGCCGGCGTCTCCTCGGCCTTCGCCAATACGATCTTCGTCGGCTTGCCACTGGTCCAGCGCACCGTCGGCGACAAGGGTCTCGTGCCGCTCTCGATCCTGATTGCCGTGCATCTCCCCGTCATGATGATCGTCGGCACGATCCTGATGGAGCGCGCTGAACACAAGATCTCAGGCGCCGCCGACCGCAGCATCCTGAAGCTTCTGCGCCAGATCGGCCTCAATCTCATCCGCAATCCGCTGGTGATCGGCCTGGCGGCCGGTGCCGCCATGCACCTGCTTGGCCTGACGATGCCGGGTCCGGTCGAAAATATCGTCGATCAGATTGCCGGTGTTGCCGGTCCGGTCGCGCTGATTTCGCTTGGCATGGCTCTGGAGAAATACGGCGTATCGGGCAATCTCGGCATCGCCAGCGTCACCTCCGCCTGCAAGCTTCTGCTGCTGCCCTGCTGTGTCTGGATCGCCAGCCACCTCGTCGGGCTCGCGCCTGATTGGACGGCGGCGCTGGTGCTGATCGCTTCGGTTCCGACCGGCGTCAATGCCTGGCTGATCGCCAACCGCTTCGGCGTCGGCCACAGCCTCGCGGCCTCGACGATTACCGTGACAACCGCGCTCGGCGCCATTTCGGTCTCGCTCTGGGCCTATATCCTCGGCGCCTGA
- a CDS encoding adenosine kinase, whose protein sequence is MTKFDVLTVGNAIVDIIARCDDQFLIDNKITKAAMNLIDAERAELLYSRMGPALEASGGSAGNTAAGAASLGAKAAYFGKVADDQLGEIFAHDIRAQGVHYQTKPKGKFPPTARSMIFVTDDGERSMNTYLGACVELGPEDVESDVVADAKVTYFEGYLWDPPRAKEAIRECARIAHENGREVSMTLSDSFCVGRYRAEFLDLMRSGTVDIVFANKQEALSLYETDDFEEALNKIAKDCKIAAVTMSEDGAVILKGSERWYVDAIRINEVVDTTGAGDLFASGFLYGYTQGRTLEDCGKLGCLAAGIVIQQIGPRPMKSLAEAAREAKLI, encoded by the coding sequence ATGACCAAATTCGATGTTCTGACTGTCGGCAACGCCATCGTCGATATTATCGCGCGTTGCGACGACCAGTTCCTCATTGACAACAAGATCACCAAGGCGGCGATGAACCTCATCGATGCCGAACGCGCCGAGCTGCTCTATTCTCGCATGGGACCGGCTCTGGAAGCGTCGGGCGGCAGCGCCGGCAACACGGCAGCCGGTGCCGCAAGCCTCGGCGCCAAGGCCGCCTATTTCGGCAAGGTCGCCGACGACCAGCTGGGCGAGATCTTTGCGCACGACATCCGCGCCCAGGGCGTTCACTACCAGACCAAGCCGAAGGGCAAGTTCCCGCCGACGGCGCGCTCGATGATCTTCGTCACCGATGACGGCGAGCGTTCGATGAACACTTATCTCGGCGCCTGCGTCGAGCTCGGACCAGAAGACGTCGAGAGCGATGTCGTCGCCGATGCCAAGGTGACCTATTTCGAGGGTTATCTCTGGGATCCGCCGCGCGCCAAGGAAGCAATCCGCGAATGCGCCCGCATCGCCCATGAGAATGGCCGCGAGGTGTCGATGACGCTCTCGGACAGCTTCTGCGTCGGCCGCTACCGTGCGGAATTCCTCGACCTGATGCGCTCCGGCACTGTCGACATCGTCTTCGCCAACAAGCAGGAAGCGCTGTCGCTCTATGAGACCGACGATTTCGAGGAAGCGCTGAACAAAATCGCCAAGGACTGCAAGATTGCGGCCGTGACGATGAGCGAAGACGGCGCGGTGATCCTTAAGGGCAGCGAGCGCTGGTATGTGGATGCGATCCGCATCAACGAGGTCGTCGATACGACGGGCGCCGGCGATCTTTTCGCCTCAGGCTTCCTCTACGGCTACACGCAGGGCCGCACTCTTGAAGATTGCGGCAAGCTCGGCTGCCTGGCGGCCGGCATCGTGATCCAGCAGATCGGCCCCCGGCCGATGAAGTCGCTTGCCGAAGCGGCCCGCGAGGCGAAGCTTATTTAA
- a CDS encoding SH3 domain-containing protein, translated as MRGITLKSCLAIAVGLMLSASAVESAYAQAAKGPSGLPLPRFVTLKSKRVNLRIGPGTDYAASWMYLKAGLPVEIIQEYDNWRRIRDADGTEGWVNQSLLSGQRSALAAPWMKGKGKSVFVNMRREPQSSATIVAKLEPGVMIHIGECNGDWCHADADGAEGWVAQSEIWGAYPGEAFK; from the coding sequence ATGCGTGGAATCACTCTGAAGTCCTGCCTTGCTATTGCGGTTGGTCTGATGCTGTCGGCAAGCGCCGTCGAATCTGCGTATGCGCAAGCGGCCAAGGGCCCGAGCGGCCTGCCGCTGCCGCGCTTCGTGACGCTGAAGTCGAAGCGCGTCAATCTGCGCATCGGCCCCGGAACCGATTATGCCGCTTCCTGGATGTACCTCAAGGCCGGCCTGCCGGTGGAGATCATCCAGGAATATGACAACTGGCGCCGCATCCGCGATGCCGACGGCACGGAAGGCTGGGTGAACCAGTCGCTGCTGTCGGGTCAGCGCTCGGCGCTGGCTGCGCCGTGGATGAAGGGCAAGGGTAAATCTGTCTTCGTCAACATGCGCCGCGAGCCGCAGTCTTCGGCAACCATCGTCGCCAAGCTGGAGCCTGGCGTGATGATCCATATCGGCGAGTGCAATGGCGACTGGTGCCATGCAGATGCCGACGGCGCCGAAGGATGGGTGGCGCAGTCGGAAATCTGGGGTGCTTACCCCGGCGAAGCCTTTAAATAA
- a CDS encoding D-glycerate dehydrogenase, whose translation MAGRDDIEEKPKVYITRKLPDAVETRMRELFDAQLNIDDSPRSMPELAEAVQTADVLVPTVTDRIDAALIEQAGPQLKLIASFSNGTDHIDVEAAARKGITVTNTPNVLTEDTADMTMALILAVPRRLGEGARVLTDKPGEWAGWSPTWMLGRRIHGKRIGIVGMGRIGTAVARRAKAFGLSIHYHNRKRVNPATEDELEATYWESLDQMLARVDIVSVNCPSTPATFHLLSARRLALLQPTAYLVNTARGDVVDEAALIKCLREGRIAGAGLDVFENEPSVNPKLIKLANEGKVVLLPHMSSATIEGRIDMGDKVIINIRAFIDGHRPPNRVLPGR comes from the coding sequence ATGGCCGGCCGCGATGACATCGAAGAAAAACCGAAGGTCTACATCACCCGGAAACTGCCTGACGCGGTCGAGACCCGCATGCGCGAGCTGTTCGACGCGCAACTGAACATCGACGATTCGCCGCGCTCCATGCCCGAGCTTGCCGAGGCGGTGCAGACTGCCGACGTGCTGGTGCCAACGGTGACCGACCGGATCGATGCAGCGCTGATCGAACAGGCAGGGCCGCAGCTGAAGCTGATCGCCAGCTTCTCCAACGGTACCGACCATATCGATGTCGAGGCTGCCGCCCGCAAGGGCATCACCGTTACCAACACGCCGAACGTGCTGACCGAAGACACGGCCGACATGACGATGGCGCTGATCCTCGCCGTACCGCGCCGGCTCGGCGAAGGTGCGCGCGTCCTTACCGACAAGCCCGGCGAATGGGCCGGCTGGTCGCCGACCTGGATGCTGGGACGGCGCATTCACGGCAAGCGGATCGGCATCGTCGGCATGGGCCGGATCGGCACTGCCGTCGCGCGGCGCGCCAAGGCCTTCGGCCTCTCGATCCACTATCACAACCGCAAGCGCGTCAACCCGGCGACCGAAGACGAGCTGGAGGCGACCTATTGGGAAAGCCTCGACCAGATGCTGGCCCGGGTCGACATCGTCTCCGTCAACTGCCCGTCGACACCGGCGACCTTCCACCTGCTCTCGGCCCGGCGCCTCGCGCTGCTGCAGCCGACTGCCTATCTCGTCAACACCGCGCGCGGCGATGTCGTTGATGAAGCGGCGCTGATCAAATGTCTGCGGGAGGGACGGATTGCCGGTGCAGGGCTCGATGTCTTCGAGAACGAGCCCTCGGTCAATCCGAAGCTGATCAAGCTCGCCAACGAAGGCAAGGTCGTGCTGTTGCCGCATATGAGCTCGGCAACGATCGAAGGCCGTATCGACATGGGCGACAAGGTGATCATCAACATCCGCGCCTTCATCGACGGCCACCGGCCGCCGAACCGCGTTCTACCCGGCCGTTAA
- a CDS encoding GNAT family N-acetyltransferase gives MDIVRLDEGFGRWSELVELILSSFAHMNGRIDPPSSALDLTPDALRAKAVAEIGYVALQDGAIAGCMFLRPESACLYLGKLAVAPELQGRGIGKQLLAVAEAVARERSLETIRLDTRIELTGNHAAFAAMGFVRTAEKSHPGFDRVTYVEMRKTLA, from the coding sequence ATCGATATTGTCAGACTAGATGAAGGCTTCGGCCGCTGGTCGGAGCTTGTTGAGCTGATCCTCTCCTCCTTCGCCCATATGAACGGCCGCATCGATCCGCCATCCTCGGCGCTGGATCTGACGCCCGATGCCCTGCGGGCAAAGGCGGTGGCGGAGATCGGCTATGTCGCGTTACAGGATGGTGCAATTGCGGGATGCATGTTCCTTCGCCCGGAAAGTGCGTGCCTCTATCTTGGCAAGCTCGCGGTCGCACCTGAATTGCAGGGCAGGGGGATCGGCAAACAGCTTCTCGCTGTGGCCGAAGCGGTTGCGCGCGAACGTTCGCTGGAGACGATCCGGCTCGATACGCGAATCGAGCTGACTGGCAACCATGCTGCATTCGCCGCCATGGGCTTTGTCAGGACAGCTGAGAAATCGCATCCCGGCTTCGATCGGGTGACCTATGTCGAGATGCGCAAGACCCTGGCTTAA
- a CDS encoding molybdopterin-synthase adenylyltransferase MoeB has product MSDGASFFAPGRDSIAVMEPLSPEEIARYQRHILLPEIGGPGQQKLKAARVLVIGAGGLGAPVLQYLAAAGVGTLGIADDDRVSLSNLQRQVIHDSGTIGEMKTESAAFAISRLNPHVKVIRFEERFCPEAAARQISGFDLLIDGSDNFDTRYAAADAAERAKVPLVTGAVGRFDGSVTVLKPYEAGADGNPNPTYRDLFPEIPPEGLIPACAETGIVGALTGVIGTLMAMEAIKLVTGNGEPLVGRLLLYDALSARFDSIRYKRRRTA; this is encoded by the coding sequence ATGAGCGACGGCGCTTCCTTCTTCGCGCCGGGCCGTGATAGCATCGCCGTCATGGAACCTCTCAGTCCCGAAGAAATCGCACGATATCAGCGTCATATCCTGCTGCCGGAGATCGGCGGGCCAGGCCAGCAGAAGCTCAAGGCGGCCCGCGTGCTGGTCATCGGTGCCGGTGGCCTCGGTGCCCCGGTGCTGCAATATCTGGCGGCCGCCGGCGTCGGTACGCTCGGCATCGCCGACGACGATCGCGTCTCCCTGTCGAACCTGCAGCGGCAGGTGATCCACGATTCCGGCACGATCGGCGAGATGAAGACCGAGAGCGCCGCCTTTGCCATCTCCCGTCTCAATCCGCATGTGAAGGTGATCCGCTTCGAGGAACGCTTCTGTCCAGAGGCGGCGGCACGCCAGATCTCGGGCTTCGATCTGCTGATCGACGGTTCGGACAATTTCGACACCCGCTATGCCGCCGCCGATGCCGCCGAGCGGGCGAAAGTTCCGCTGGTCACAGGCGCGGTCGGCCGCTTCGATGGATCGGTGACCGTGCTGAAGCCCTATGAGGCAGGCGCGGACGGCAACCCCAATCCGACCTATCGGGACCTCTTTCCCGAAATCCCGCCGGAAGGGCTGATCCCTGCCTGCGCCGAAACCGGGATCGTCGGAGCCCTGACAGGTGTCATCGGCACTCTGATGGCCATGGAGGCGATCAAGCTTGTGACAGGCAATGGCGAGCCGCTCGTTGGCCGCCTGCTGCTCTACGATGCGCTGAGCGCCCGTTTCGATAGTATACGATATAAGCGTCGGCGGACAGCATGA
- the recF gene encoding DNA replication/repair protein RecF, producing MPHKVYLSLLKLTDFRNYAAVSLALDGRHVVLTGNNGAGKTNLMEAVSFLSPGRGLRRATYADVTRVGASNGFSIFAELEGIEGNVEIGTGADTADDNAARRLRINGTAAKTADELTDHLRVLWLTPSMDGLFTGGSSDRRRFLDRLVLSLDPAHGRRASDFERAMRGRNKLLDDGRFDPSWLSGIEQQMASLGIAMALARQEMLGLLARLIEETRETSPFPSASLELSGFMDGQFSRPAVDLEDDYAAMLAASRYRDAAAGRTLDGPHRADLIVRHREKQMEAARCSTGEQKALLVGLILAHARLVGNLTGHAPILLLDEIAAHLDEGRRAALFDLIDALGGQSFMTGTDRSMFSALGERAQFFTVFDGHVGA from the coding sequence ATGCCTCACAAGGTCTACCTCTCCCTGCTCAAGCTCACCGACTTCCGCAACTACGCGGCAGTGTCGCTGGCGCTCGACGGGCGTCACGTCGTGCTGACGGGCAATAACGGGGCGGGCAAGACGAACCTGATGGAAGCGGTCTCCTTCCTGTCGCCCGGACGCGGTCTGCGGCGCGCGACCTATGCGGATGTCACTCGAGTCGGCGCTTCGAACGGTTTTTCGATCTTTGCCGAACTCGAGGGCATCGAGGGCAATGTCGAGATCGGCACCGGCGCCGATACGGCGGATGACAATGCGGCGCGCCGCTTGCGCATCAATGGGACCGCTGCGAAAACGGCTGACGAACTCACCGATCACTTGAGAGTTCTCTGGCTGACGCCATCGATGGACGGCCTGTTTACCGGCGGTTCATCGGATCGCCGCCGTTTTCTCGACCGGCTGGTTCTATCGCTCGATCCCGCCCATGGCCGCCGCGCCAGCGATTTCGAGCGCGCAATGCGCGGCCGCAACAAGCTGCTTGATGATGGCCGTTTTGACCCCTCTTGGCTCTCCGGGATCGAGCAGCAGATGGCAAGCCTCGGCATCGCCATGGCGCTTGCCCGCCAGGAAATGCTGGGCCTGCTCGCCCGGCTGATCGAGGAAACGCGCGAGACCTCGCCGTTCCCTTCCGCCTCTCTCGAATTGTCGGGCTTCATGGACGGCCAGTTCTCGCGCCCGGCCGTCGATCTGGAGGATGACTATGCGGCAATGCTGGCGGCGAGCCGCTACCGCGATGCCGCCGCAGGCCGGACGCTCGATGGCCCGCACCGCGCCGATCTCATCGTCCGCCACCGCGAAAAGCAGATGGAGGCGGCGCGCTGCTCGACCGGCGAGCAGAAGGCGCTGCTGGTCGGCCTCATCCTGGCCCACGCCCGCCTCGTCGGCAATCTGACGGGCCACGCGCCCATTCTCCTGCTCGATGAAATCGCCGCGCATCTCGACGAAGGCCGCCGTGCGGCTCTCTTCGATCTGATCGACGCGCTGGGCGGCCAGTCCTTCATGACCGGCACCGACCGCTCGATGTTTTCAGCACTCGGCGAGCGGGCACAGTTCTTCACCGTCTTTGACGGGCATGTCGGCGCATGA